In the genome of Mangifera indica cultivar Alphonso chromosome 9, CATAS_Mindica_2.1, whole genome shotgun sequence, the window AGGCTGCGTGGAGATAATGCATCTTGTCAAGGGTTTCTTCATTTACTTTGGCTGCAAGTTCCTCAATGCTTGAATCACTACTCACTTGGGTTGCTTCTACTATTTCCTTTGCAATCTTTTCCTGTATCTCAGGATGCTTACAAAGCAAGGAAAAAAACCAAGAAATAGTAACAGCCGTGGTATCTTTGCCAGCAATAACAAAATTCAGAACTATGTCCCTCAAGTATTTTGGATCTGTCTCTTCCAGTTCCAAAAACCTTGACAGAATGTCTTCTTTCTTCCCCTGTAACATTTGATCTGTTagcaaattatacaaatattattaaaacccAGATGGTATGAGATGTAACACTGACAGGTTTTAAATCATTTTGTGGATTATTGAGTTGCTCCATTTTgcttttgattaatttgtatacaaattcaTCTATCACTTTGATGTTCTTTCTCAATTCAGCCTCCGATCCAATGTTCAGGAACCGCTTAATCTTCCAAAAGAAGTCAGCATATCGAAAAGAAGTAATGGCATTTGCTTTATCAAAAGCCTCAGTGAATCGAGCTCCTTCATCAAAAGTTCCAGATAAACCATCTAAATCTATACCCAATATGACTTTAAAGACAGAGTCTAAAGTTGCTTTCATGAAAAAATCCTGCCAATTAACACAAAATAGCAGTAATCGTTAATTAAGcagaattataaattattcttctAATGTAGAAGctgtttgaaaatttgttgaCCTGGACTAACATTCattatgattttggtttaataaaaccgAATagttaaataatctaaaaataattttcaaatgggtttaagtaatcaataaaaataagtgtaatacacttaaaaagttataatctagataaacaatattaatgtGAGATTTAAAGCTTATTAGAGCTTTGATAAGGGGTTCATTCACCTACTTCATATATTGGCTGGCTTCTCTTTCCAAAACCACAATCACTTTTATATAAGTAATCTCAAAAACTTTATGAATTCATATTGCATGATGACATTCTAGATATTCCTATAACATTAAAGAATTATAactcagtattttataatttataatttatgtgcGGATACTATGGAATTAAGATTGCATGGTTAAAATTACATGTTATGTAAATTAAATCTGACAAAAACTATTTATTAAGAAACGCATACTTGCATGTCTAACGATGGGTTTGCTGCAGAAGCTTCAGAAATTATTCGAGCAAGCTTTACAGCAGTGGTTTTAAAGACCACACTGCTAAAGTCTCTCAGTATCTTAGTGGAAAATTCGTAGCTTGATACTTTCCTTTGATGTTTCCACTTCTCTCCATCAACAACAAAGATCCCACCTCCCAGTAGATCTGTCAAAACGTTATACTGGAAAAATCCCTGCAGCTTCCATGAACGtgttagaattcaaattttctgCTAATCATTCAATGAAGAAATAAAAGGATATTACCTTTCCATAGTTTGGAAAGTTTGTTTTGAGGATGTGTTCCACAACAGCAGGATCAGCGGTGAAAATCTCACTTGAGGAGAAAGAAGGCAACCTGTAAGTTTTATATTTGCGACAGAGTTCAGTGATGAAATCAAAGAGCGTGTTATAATGAAGTATTTTGGCCAGGTGAGTGCTCCCGATGGGGTGATATTTTTTAGTCTTCTGAGACGATTTTGTGACATGGGATCTGAGGATGAAGATGGCAGAGATTAGAGCTAAAGCTGCTGCTATGAGAGGGATGAAGGAAGAGGAAAATTCATATGGGTCGATCATGATCAAGGGTAAGCAAATTACAGGGAAGAGGAGGGAAATTGTTGTAGCAAAACAGCCAGCCAAGTGTTACAAGATTAATATAGAGCAGAAGAATCTGTAGCATCCGTGAAGAATTCATGGAGACATGTGCTTTTCGGACTTCCCGTTCAggcttttttattattatttaatctgtCCTTTTTATCGTCTTTTTTTGCCAACTCCGAACTTTCAACTATTTTTGGCAGAAATACATGTAACCGACTAAAGATTTGCTCAACATCTATTAACACCCTCGCTTTTGGAAATTGTCAAAGATTTACCCATTAATAGTCGTCTCCAATGTTTTAAAGAGTcccattattttgaaaaaaatcttGGAACTTATTCGACAAGAAATTTCGTTACCTTAGGATCGATATAGTTATAGTTGTTGTTAATCAAGGTTTAGTCATTGGCTCCCTTGTCATCAAATCACTAACTTCCTTGACTTTTTAACACTGGATAAGTGTTAGCTCTTATACATGGTCTTTCAATTTTGCAGAGATTTTTGTTTCTGGTACACAGTCATTTGGGTTTGGTCATTGTGACCCTCTTTGTGAGGAGGCACCCCTTCTCTTGAAGTTACGAAACTATTTTGTTAAGTTTCTTAGAAAGAGTTGTCTCGCATTTATAGTAGTCGTCTCCAATGTTTTAAGGAGTCCCATTACTTTGGAAAAAATCTTGGAACTATtcgacaaaaaattttgttactttACGATCGATATAGTTATGGTTGTTGTTCATCAGGCTCCCTTGTCACCAAATCACTAATTTCCTTGACTTTTTGACACTGGGTAAGTGTTAGCTCCTATACATGATCTTTTAATTTTACAGGGATTTGTGTTTTTGGTACACAATCATTTAGGTTTGGTCATTGTAACCCTCTTTATGAGAAGGCACCCTTCTCCTAAAGTTACAAGACTATTTTGTCATGTTCCTTAGAGAGAGTTGTCTCGCGTCTATAAGTATTATCTACTTACACACTACGGCATCAACATGGTTATTTGATcgtattttttattgatttaatggTTTAAAGTGCGAATTAACATAATTACCAATAAGCCTCAGTTGAATCAATTGAACTAATCTAGTTTTTAAACATCGGTTATCttaacttaaataataattgatttcatcttaaatctatttttattttaattaaatctaaaataataattagtttccaaaatcattaataaatcaaaattaaatcaatttttttcttgttttaatctCCTATTTATCTTTGATCAGTCTCCAAAATAATTAATCGAaataacaaagttaaaaaaaaaaaaatctttgaactAAGAGAAGAcaaactttaacaaaaaaattttcaacaccAAATTAACCATCAATTAAAACTTAGCATAATCCTTTAAACAAAATCATCTCCGCAACAACAAAATTAACCCAAATTCATCAATTTTCCATTCACACAATTTATCACCCATTCGCACCAAGCTAAGTCTGTATACTCCCTAGCgtgaatttggtttgaataaaaattgtttagCTTAAATTCACtgagttaaaattaagaataactcaagttcaactaaaataaaaagtgaTTTGACTTGTttcaattcgagtttaacttaaatttatagttcgaaTCTGTGATTTGGATTTGTGGCTCTAATTCATATctaattgataaaacaatatcgttttgttaaTACACTACAAACTTGACCAATAAAtttaaggccaaataactatttcctacccaatgTATAGTGAAATCCAGAACTAATATccgttaactttcaaaaacttaaagtctcactcatgagctaatttcttttaaaatttttagttaggattaagaataaaatcatcattttaacaataatattaaaaaatatataattcattaattttcactcctaatttttaaaaactaataatttcacccctagttaaagtttttttgttttgaaaattcgCATTCCTCCCTGCACAACaaaaaacctagggttttctttCCACTCCTCTTCGGTAATATCTCCGGCCACCGACAACCTCCACAAAACTCCCTTACCCAGCTCTAACCACCACCTTGGTCTAGATTCATTTGGATTAAACAAATCTAGACGGTCTAGACCATGAAGGCGTCGTCCAAATGACACCTTCATTGTTTGGCGATGCCTTTATCTTCCAGACAAAGCGTTGACCAGACAAAGATTGTCTAGCCAACGCTTCATATGGACGACAAAGGCATTGCCAGATGACACTTCATCTAAACGACGCCTTCGTTGTCTAGACCATCTAGATTCATCTAATCCAGATGAATCCAAACGAATCTAGACCAAGGTGGTGGCTAGAGATGGGTTAGGGAGTTTTATGGAGGTAGAACAAGTCACTAATAAACCACACGCATAAAATCGGtttcaaaactaaatattgatattgtttaatttatatcaagtaaATTACTTAAAGCCACGAGGTATCATTTGTTTTGTACTAGTTGGCCTCATAGTTTCCTCTTTGGTGTTGTTTGGTTGATGAGAAAAATAGATTAcattaatatcttattttttatttggtaagtaataaaatattacaataatcttctattaccaatagtAATGTGATAAGTCATATAAGAGGTAATCTTATTATCAACTTcatcttaagtatttaaaaattactaaggtaatattgattttttttactattctattcttatttattaattgataaggataaaaataccctcattttcaattaatataacatgtaatataaaaaatattttaaaataattatacctatggatgtttaagtaaaataatattttagtattcttttattatctctaacaaagtacaataattatttatatttacttatttttattaaattttatcaaatatagtaataatttataacaaataatcttataagtaatttatttttatggtaatttttcaattttgataataaaatattactcaaattaaacACATCCTTAAAAGATACCTCATGAAGAAGGTGAGCAATAATGGATTCATGTATACCAGACACCCTCGGCTCTTATCCTTGGGATATGAGAGATTCTTTTCTAAAACACACAGGGTTTAAAGTAACTCAACTAAAATTAGGggttaaagaatttttttaaaattaatttaacgtAGCTTTTGGTATCTTTTGGTAGCATCAAAGTATAATTTccgatttaaaaaaatatgatccAAAATACAT includes:
- the LOC123225459 gene encoding cytochrome P450 704C1-like; translated protein: MIDPYEFSSSFIPLIAAALALISAIFILRSHVTKSSQKTKKYHPIGSTHLAKILHYNTLFDFITELCRKYKTYRLPSFSSSEIFTADPAVVEHILKTNFPNYGKGFFQYNVLTDLLGGGIFVVDGEKWKHQRKVSSYEFSTKILRDFSSVVFKTTAVKLARIISEASAANPSLDMQDFFMKATLDSVFKVILGIDLDGLSGTFDEGARFTEAFDKANAITSFRYADFFWKIKRFLNIGSEAELRKNIKVIDEFVYKLIKSKMEQLNNPQNDLKPGKKEDILSRFLELEETDPKYLRDIVLNFVIAGKDTTAVTISWFFSLLCKHPEIQEKIAKEIVEATQVSSDSSIEELAAKVNEETLDKMHYLHAALSETLRLYPAVPLDGKSVFSDDTLPDGFNVRKGDVVAYVPYAMGRMKDLWGNDAEEFRPERWLNENGHFQPKSPFIFTAFQGGPRICLGKDFAYRQMKIFSMILLGSYRFKLSDESKPVKYKTALTLHIDGGLHLRVFPRSRNEETFNA